The Methanobrevibacter millerae genome includes the window TTTTAATTGAAAGTTTTAGTAAAATAGGACTTTCAAGTATTTAAGAGGTGAAAGACATGTATAAACTAAATTCTTGGAATGAAAAAGAAAAGTTTAATTCATCAGAGATTGCGCAAAACATGGTAAGTGGACCATGCGGCAGTGATGTTTCAACAAGCTGCTGTGTGGATACAACAAAAATCAGCACAAGCTGCTGTATTGACACTACAGAAATGTAGATCAATTAAATCAAAACAACACCAATATATCTCAACCCCTCCTCTAAATCATATATTCCCAAATAATCAAAAAAATGTTGTTTTGATAAACACGAAAGGGGATTTTAAATAATCCCCTTTAAAAAAATAATTATAAGCGTTCAATATTTTGCATTGGACACTTTTCAAAGCATCTTCCACAGTGAAGGCAGTTTTCCTGAGGAATACAATATTTTTCACCTTCAACAGGAACATTCTGAGGACATACTCCCTTACATATTCCGCAGGCAACACAATTATCCCCTATTACAAAACCTTTAGGAGTTATTTTAGCATTCCCTAATGTGAATGTTTTTCTAAAAATAGGCTTTTGTGTCAAATCAAAAAATTCCATTTCAGCATTTTCAATGCAGAACGGCTCTAAAATATAACGGGATTCCCCAGGATATACATTATTCAAGAACTTATTTTCATCAAACATCAAATCAATCCAATATTTTTGGTCATCCAACTGATATGCTTCACCAGAGATACGAATTGACTTGTTATCCTTTAGTGAAAGATAGGAAACCTTCGGATGATTAATGATTTCACGATACACATCCTTTCCGCGTCCTGTCAAAAAATATATTTTTTCATCTTCAATATGCATTATATCAATAATTCTGGATTGGGGATTTCCATTTTCATCAACCGTTGATAAAACTGCATCTATTACATCTCTTAATTGGTTAAAACAATCTTCTTTTGTTATCATATTAATCTGAATATTATTTTTCCTTGTGCATTGTTACTTTCCATTAACAAATGAGCTTTTGGAATGTCTTCCAGTGATGTGAAAACTCTTCCAATAGCCGGTTTAATGTCATTAATGATTATAAAATCAAAAATCTCATCAATAATATCCTGAGTAGGAAAATTAGAAAAGAATGAAGTTACATATTTTTTATATAAATGTTTTATTGGATCAAATCCGTCCAAATATTCAATTCCACCTAAAATTCCTGTCACACAACAGATTCCATCTTCTTCAAGTAAATTC containing:
- a CDS encoding pyridoxamine 5'-phosphate oxidase family protein, translating into MITKEDCFNQLRDVIDAVLSTVDENGNPQSRIIDIMHIEDEKIYFLTGRGKDVYREIINHPKVSYLSLKDNKSIRISGEAYQLDDQKYWIDLMFDENKFLNNVYPGESRYILEPFCIENAEMEFFDLTQKPIFRKTFTLGNAKITPKGFVIGDNCVACGICKGVCPQNVPVEGEKYCIPQENCLHCGRCFEKCPMQNIERL